In Fimbriimonadales bacterium, a genomic segment contains:
- a CDS encoding type II secretion system protein, translating into MSVKHRGFTLIELLVVIAIIEILAATLFPVFQEAKETAKRTKCLNNFSQTSKAIQEYAQDWDEKTVLTNYLPCTTAWCKPDTNLGPNKSWPQLTMPYITTWEVLRCPADPNATNEGLSFIPASGEVAITQQEIQFSWATRTNHGYNSQYFCPMVFWKHGKPGPAPISLSQIKVPGDCLLFLESIWDRISNGYPSGGGRWAVDPPCRYFKNPSSGQTKDTFPIPPGEIDTLFQWGCKPTSDCAWNIFCGVFVFHQGEIIWSPCSDKTQHTWKHRNYGLVIVSFADGHNRLLRMDQILYGCDFKPGWTGYIWDRDSYLWDLQ; encoded by the coding sequence ATGTCAGTAAAGCATAGAGGTTTCACTCTCATAGAACTTCTCGTCGTCATCGCAATAATCGAAATTCTTGCAGCCACACTTTTCCCAGTCTTCCAAGAAGCCAAAGAGACTGCAAAACGAACCAAATGCCTCAACAATTTCAGTCAGACGAGCAAAGCAATCCAAGAGTATGCGCAAGACTGGGATGAGAAAACGGTGCTCACCAATTATCTTCCTTGTACCACTGCTTGGTGCAAACCGGATACAAATTTAGGCCCAAATAAAAGTTGGCCACAACTTACAATGCCTTATATTACAACTTGGGAAGTCCTTCGATGTCCTGCAGACCCCAATGCAACCAACGAGGGACTTTCTTTCATCCCTGCAAGTGGTGAGGTGGCAATCACGCAACAGGAAATTCAATTTTCATGGGCTACACGCACGAATCATGGTTACAACTCTCAATACTTCTGCCCAATGGTGTTTTGGAAACATGGCAAACCTGGTCCAGCACCAATTTCTTTATCTCAGATAAAAGTTCCCGGGGATTGCCTTCTTTTTCTCGAAAGTATTTGGGACAGAATTTCTAATGGGTATCCGAGCGGTGGCGGAAGATGGGCAGTAGATCCTCCCTGCCGTTATTTCAAAAACCCTTCCTCCGGACAAACCAAAGACACCTTCCCGATACCTCCGGGTGAAATTGATACACTCTTTCAGTGGGGATGTAAGCCAACCTCAGATTGCGCTTGGAATATATTTTGTGGCGTTTTCGTTTTTCACCAAGGAGAAATCATATGGAGCCCTTGTAGTGATAAAACGCAGCATACTTGGAAACATAGAAACTACGGTCTTGTTATCGTCTCTTTTGCAGATGGACATAACAGGTTACTTAGAATGGACCAAATTCTATATGGTTGTGACTTTAAACCCGGATGGACCGGATATATCTGGGATAGAGATTCGTATCTTTGGGACTTGCAATGA
- a CDS encoding prepilin-type N-terminal cleavage/methylation domain-containing protein: MIKKHEGFTLIELLVVIAIIAILAAILFPVFQEAKEAAKRTKCLSNFNQTNKAIQEYTSDYDEKPVLKNWLPCTSSWCCANTPIGPNRSWPQLVMPYVTNWEVIRCPADPDATDQGLSIYPGCGNAGKTTYGNKEETQFAWATRTNHGYNSQYFSPMVIWADGKQGSAPISFSQVEAAGDCIMTLDSIWDRTSKGYPSGGGNWALDPPCRYFKDPASGATKDTFPLPGGISGFYWFGGWNPTADCAWNIFGGVFVFHQGKIMWTPCSNSTDHTWRHRNYGSVIVSFADSHNKLLRIDQIAQGCDVKNAWGGFIWDRDLYLWDLK, encoded by the coding sequence ATGATAAAAAAACACGAGGGTTTCACCCTCATAGAACTTCTCGTCGTCATCGCGATCATCGCGATTCTTGCAGCCATTCTCTTTCCTGTCTTCCAAGAAGCCAAAGAAGCTGCAAAGCGAACTAAATGTCTCAGCAACTTCAACCAAACGAACAAAGCTATCCAAGAATATACAAGTGACTACGATGAAAAGCCGGTTCTGAAAAACTGGCTTCCGTGCACTTCCTCTTGGTGCTGCGCAAACACACCTATAGGACCGAATAGGAGTTGGCCTCAACTCGTGATGCCCTATGTTACGAATTGGGAAGTTATTCGCTGTCCTGCCGACCCCGATGCAACGGACCAAGGACTTTCCATCTATCCGGGTTGCGGTAACGCCGGCAAAACGACATACGGCAATAAAGAGGAAACTCAATTCGCCTGGGCAACGCGCACGAATCATGGATATAACTCACAGTACTTTTCACCGATGGTGATTTGGGCAGATGGCAAGCAAGGCTCTGCACCTATATCCTTCTCCCAAGTCGAGGCTGCAGGAGACTGCATCATGACCCTCGACAGCATTTGGGATAGAACCTCGAAGGGATATCCGAGCGGTGGCGGAAACTGGGCTTTAGACCCGCCTTGTCGTTACTTCAAAGACCCAGCATCCGGAGCAACCAAAGACACCTTCCCGCTTCCTGGCGGCATCAGTGGCTTTTATTGGTTCGGCGGTTGGAATCCGACCGCAGACTGCGCTTGGAACATCTTCGGTGGTGTTTTCGTGTTCCATCAAGGGAAAATCATGTGGACGCCATGTAGCAACAGCACCGACCACACCTGGAGACATCGCAACTACGGCTCGGTCATCGTATCCTTTGCGGATAGTCACAACAAACTTCTCCGCATAGACCAAATCGCCCAAGGCTGTGATGTGAAAAACGCATGGGGTGGTTTTATTTGGGATAGAGATCTCTATCTTTGGGACTTGAAGTAG
- a CDS encoding prepilin-type N-terminal cleavage/methylation domain-containing protein, with protein sequence MQKKKQGFTLIELLVVIAIIAILAAILFPVFQEAKEAARRTKCLSNFNQTNKAIQQYVSDWDEKAVLANYIPCVGDNCKPNTSLGPNRSWPQLVMPYTTNWEVFRCPSDPDATNEGLSILPTGTKAVTKEEIQFSWATRTNHGYNSQYFSPMVFWSDGTQGAAPISISQVEAAGDCIITLDSVWNRLKNGYPTGGGRWTVDPPCRYFKDPASGATKDTFPLPGGISSFFSQGGWNPSQDCAGNIFGGVFSFHQGKIMWTPCSNSTDHTWRNRNNGSVVLTYADSHTRILRIDQIAQGCDVKDAWAGFAFDRELYQWDLK encoded by the coding sequence ATGCAGAAAAAGAAACAGGGTTTCACCCTTATCGAACTCCTGGTAGTCATCGCAATCATTGCAATTTTGGCTGCCATCCTCTTTCCGGTCTTCCAAGAAGCAAAGGAAGCGGCAAGAAGGACCAAATGTCTAAGCAACTTCAACCAAACGAACAAAGCTATCCAGCAATATGTCAGCGACTGGGATGAAAAAGCCGTTTTAGCGAACTACATCCCTTGTGTAGGTGACAACTGTAAACCTAATACGAGTTTAGGTCCTAACCGCAGTTGGCCTCAACTCGTTATGCCCTACACGACCAACTGGGAAGTTTTCCGTTGCCCGTCAGACCCGGACGCTACGAATGAAGGTCTCTCCATTCTTCCGACTGGTACAAAGGCAGTTACCAAAGAAGAAATCCAGTTTTCATGGGCGACCCGAACGAACCACGGCTACAATTCCCAATACTTCTCACCAATGGTCTTTTGGTCCGATGGAACCCAAGGCGCAGCCCCGATTTCCATATCGCAAGTCGAAGCCGCCGGTGACTGCATCATAACACTAGACAGTGTTTGGAATCGCCTCAAGAATGGATATCCCACAGGTGGTGGCAGATGGACAGTCGACCCGCCATGCCGCTACTTCAAAGACCCTGCATCCGGAGCTACTAAAGATACTTTTCCGCTTCCAGGAGGGATTAGTTCCTTTTTCTCACAGGGAGGTTGGAATCCATCACAAGACTGTGCCGGCAACATTTTCGGCGGAGTCTTCTCCTTCCATCAAGGAAAAATCATGTGGACACCCTGCAGCAACTCGACCGACCACACGTGGCGAAACCGAAACAACGGCAGCGTCGTGCTGACATACGCGGATAGCCATACCCGGATTCTGCGTATTGACCAAATCGCTCAAGGTTGCGACGTAAAAGACGCATGGGCTGGTTTTGCATTCGATAGAGAACTTTATCAGTGGGACTTGAAGTAA